In Cicer arietinum cultivar CDC Frontier isolate Library 1 chromosome 7, Cicar.CDCFrontier_v2.0, whole genome shotgun sequence, a single window of DNA contains:
- the LOC101512939 gene encoding subtilisin-like protease SBT5.3, with the protein MTLSICHVLISLLFVLLHKPTLAIKQSYIVYLGSHSXXXXXXATDSHYDFLGSYVGSTEKAKEAIFYSYNRYINGFAAILDEDEAADVAKHPNVVSIFLNKKYELHTTRSWEFLGLERNGGFPNDSLWHKSLGEDIIIGNLDTGVWPESQSFSDEGFGPIPKKWRGFCQVDQNNTDKFYCNRKLIGARYFYKGYEAVKGQNASHNSARDFEGHGSHTLSTAGGNFVNGVNVFGYGNGTASGGSPKARVASYKVCWDGCYAADILAGFEAAISDGVDVISMSLGGDPQEYLANGISIGSFHAVSNNIVVVGSGGNSGPTPSTVSNLEPWMLTTAASTIDRDLASNYVTLGNKKIFKGASLSEMNLPPNKMYPLISGADAKFDNASAAAGLLCTPATIDPQKVNGKILVCLRGLYDRIIKGVLASRAGAIGMILANDEASGGEVIADLHLLPASNVNFTVGNYILNYINSTKFPVAYISKVITRLGVNPTPIMASFSSRGPNSIEPSLLKPDITAPGVNIIAAYSQAVSPTLEAFDKRRIPYITLSGTSMSCPHVAGLVGLLKSLHPTWSPAAIKSAIMTTATTKDNIGKHMLNSSLIDEATPFAYGAGHIRPNRAVDPGLVYDLNVTDYLNFLCGHGYTSSKITLFIGRPFECPESFNLVNFNYPAITIPYFILGHPLNVTRTLTNVGSPGTYRVLIQAPPECLVSVEPSILRFTKKGEKREFKVTLTLKSRSNYINNYIFGKLIWTDGKHRVGTPIAMI; encoded by the exons ATGACATTATCGATTTGTCATGTGTTAATATCACTTCTTTTTGTTTTGCTGCACAAACCTACCCTTGCTATCAAACAG TCTTATATTGTATACTTAGGATCACACTCTTTNNNNNNNNNNNNNNNNGCTACGGACTCTCACTATGATTTTCTTGGATCTTACGTTGGAAG TACCGAGAAGGCCAAAGAAGCAATATTTTATTCTTATAATAGATATATCAATGGCTTTGCTGCAAtacttgatgaagatgaagcAGCAGATGTTGCAA AGCATCCAAATGTAGTATCaatattcttaaataaaaaatatgaactaCACACAACCCGGTCGTGGGAATTCCTTGGGTTAGAGAGAAATGGTGGATTTCCAAATGATTCATTGTGGCATAAATCACTTGGTGAAGACATTATTATTGGAAATTTGGACACTG GTGTTTGGCCGGAATCCCAGAGTTTTAGTGATGAAGGGTTTGGACCAATCCCAAAAAAATGGCGCGGATTCTGTCAAGTTGATCAAAATAATACAGATAAATTTTACTGCAATAG GAAGCTTATTGGAgcaagatatttttataaaggcTATGAGGCAGTAAAAGGCCAAAATGCATCACATAATAGTGCACGTGATTTTGAAGGTCATGGTTCACATACATTATCGACAGCTGGAGGTAATTTTGTTAATGGAGTAAATGTATTTGGTTATGGTAACGGAACAGCAAGTGGTGGATCTCCAAAAGCACGTGTTGCATCCTATAAAGTGTGTTGGGATGGATGTTATGCCGCTGATATCTTGGCTGGTTTTGAAGCTGCCATAAGTGATGGTGTTGATGTGATTTCAATGTCTTTGGGTGGTGATCCTCAAGAATATTTGGCAAACGGAATTTCAATAGGCTCATTCCATGCAGTTTCCAACAACATCGTTGTGGTTGGTTCTGGAGGAAACTCAGGACCTACTCCCTCAACTGTTTCAAATTTGGAACCTTGGATGCTCACAACTGCTGCAAGCACAATTGATAGAGATTTGGCAAGTAATTATGTTACACTTGgtaacaagaaaatatttaag GGAGCTAGTCTTTCCGAGATGAACTTACCACCAAATAAGATGTATCCATTGATAAGTGGTGCTGATGCCAAATTTGATAATGCGTCTGCTGCAGCTGG tcTTCTTTGCACGCCAGCAACTATTGACCCTCAAAAGGTTAATGGAAAAATATTGGTATGTCTTCGAGGTTTGTATGATAGAATTATCAAGGGTGTATTAGCTTCTCGTGCGGGTGCTATTGGAATGATTTTGGCTAATGATGAGGCATCTGGGGGTGAAGTTATCGCTGACCTCCATCTTCTTCCTGCTTCAAATGTCAATTTTACCGTTGGCaattacattttaaattatatcaatagcACAAA GTTCCCAGTGGCTTACATTTCTAAAGTTATAACACGATTAGGTGTAAATCCAACACCAATTATGGCATCATTTTCATCAAGAGGCCCAAATTCCATTGAGCCTTCACTCCTCAAG CCTGACATCACTGCACCAGGCGTCAACATAATTGCAGCTTATAGCCAAGCTGTATCTCCTACATTAGAAGCATTTGATAAGCGTAGAATTCCTTATATTACTCTGTCAGGAACTTCAATGTCATGTCCTCATGTTGCTGGTCTTGTTGGGCTACTTAAATCTCTTCATCCTACTTGGAGTCCAGCTGCTATCAAGTCAGCAATCATGACCACAG CAACAACAAAAGACAATATCGGCAAGCATATGTTGAACTCATCATTAATAGACGAGGCAACACCTTTTGCATATGGTGCAGGGCACATTCGACCAAACCGGGCAGTGGATCCTGGACTTGTATATGACCTAAACGTTACTGATTATTTGAACTTTTTATGTGGTCATGGATACACTAGTTCCAAAATTACATTGTTCATTGGAAGACCTTTCGAATGTCCAGAGTCCTTCAATCTAGTAAATTTCAATTATCCAGCCATCACAATTCCATATTTTATACTTGGACATCCTCTAAATGTTACTCGTACTCTAACCAATGTCGGGTCTCCAGGTACATATAGAGTGCTTATCCAAGCACCCCCAGAATGTCTAGTTTCAGTTGAGCCTTCGATACTTAGATTTACGAAAAAGGGTGAAAAAAGAGAGTTCAAGGTTACATTAACCTTGAAGTCAAGAAGtaattatatcaataattacatctttGGGAAGTTGATTTGGACCGATGGAAAACATCGGGTCGGAACTCCTATTGCTATGATATAA
- the LOC101512631 gene encoding ATP synthase delta chain, chloroplastic: MASLQHTAASLHSKPIPKITNNLTTKPILNLSLSTTTFTSLILKSSLNKNASTRRSTGGALGSRMSATAASSYATALADLAQSNNTLDATTADVEKIEELFSDPKVFDYFSSPIIEDSTKVKLIKEFATSSGFQPHTQNFLNILIEAKRIDIITEIVKEFELVYNSLTDTELVVVTSVVKLESQHLAQIAKQVQKLTGAKNVRIKTLLDSSLVAGFTVRYGNAGSKFIDLSVKKKLEEIAAQIALGDIKLAV; the protein is encoded by the coding sequence ATGGCGTCTTTACAACACACCGCAGCTTCACTTCACTCCAAACCCATCCCCAAAATCACAAACAACCTCACCACAAAACCCATCCTCAATCTCTCCCTTTCCACCACCACCTTCACCTCCCTCATCCTCAAATCCTCCCTCAACAAAAACGCCTCAACCCGCCGCTCCACCGGCGGAGCACTCGGATCCAGAATGTCTGCCACCGCCGCCTCCAGCTACGCCACCGCTTTAGCCGATTTAGCACAATCAAACAACACACTCGACGCCACAACCGCTGACGTCGAGAAAATCGAGGAACTATTTTCTGACCCCAAGGTGTTCGATTATTTCTCCAGCCCAATTATCGAAGATTCCAccaaagtaaaattaattaaagagttTGCCACGTCATCAGGGTTCCAACCACACACACAAAACTTCCTCAACATCTTGATTGAAGCAAAGAGGATCGACATCATCACTGAGATTGTTAAGGAATTTGAACTTGTTTACAATTCTTTGACTGATACAGAGCTTGTTGTTGTTACTTCAGTGGTGAAGTTGGAGTCACAGCATTTGGCACAGATTGCAAAACAGGTTCAGAAACTCACTGGTGCTAAAAATGTGAGGATTAAAACCCTTCTTGATTCAAGTTTGGTGGCTGGTTTCACTGTCAGGTATGGAAATGCTGGCTCTAAGTTTATTGATTTGAGTGTTAAGAAGAAACTTGAGGAAATTGCTGCTCAAATTGCTTTGGGTGATATCAAACTTGCTGTATGA